A window of Saccharomyces paradoxus chromosome XI, complete sequence contains these coding sequences:
- the SIS2 gene encoding phosphopantothenoylcysteine decarboxylase complex subunit SIS2 (Negative regulatory subunit of protein phosphatase 1 (Ppz1p)~similar to YKR072C), whose translation MTAVASTNGKEEADHNQSIECPRFSRGQKDILLDHEDTKGKDSIINSPVSGRQSISPTLSNATTTTTKSIMNVTGTSGAVVSNTPEPGLKRVPAVTFSDLKQQQKQDSLTQLKNDSEKAKSPNSGSASVPTSVSSNPAVIPNHINTSRTTQVSGSPLANEMKDYVPKKDSALKIVDPIKLDKIMASSTPISRDKDKVAAKAPTSVALRKEDVHDEVNNVSVQNNARSTPEETPVKQSVIPSIIPKRENSKNLDPRLPQDDGKLHVLFGATGSLSVFKIKPMIKKLEEIYGRDRINIQVILTQSATQFFEQRYTKKIIKSSEKLNKLSQYESTPATPVTPTPGQCNMAQVVELPPHIQLWTDQDEWDAWKQRTDPVLHIELRRWADILVVAPLTANTLSKIALGLCDNLLTSVIRAWNPSYPILLAPSMVSSTFNSMMTKKQLQTIKEEMSWVTVFKPSEKVMDINGDIGLGGMMDWNEIVNKIVMKLGGYPKNNEEDEEDEEDEEEEEDEEEEDAEDKNEYNNDDDDDDDDDDDDDDDDDDDDDDEEEDEVETPGIIDKHQ comes from the coding sequence ATGACTGCCGTCGCCTCTACTAACGGGAAGGAAGAAGCAGATCATAACCAGTCTATAGAGTGTCCAAGATTTTCCCGCGGACAGAAAGATATTTTGCTGGACCATGAGGATACAAAAGGGAAGGATTCAATAATCAACTCCCCCGTATCAGGGAGGCAATCAATAAGCCCTACTCTGTCGAACGCTACCACCACTACTACAAAATCTATTATGAATGTCACAGGAACTTCGGGGGCAGTGGTAAGTAATACTCCAGAACCTGGTTTGAAAAGAGTCCCCGCGGTCACTTTTAGTGATCTGAAGCAGCAACAAAAGCAGGATAGTCTGACTCAACTGAAAAACGATTCGGAAAAGGCCAAGTCCCCAAACAGTGGTTCAGCCTCCGTCCCAACTTCAGTTTCTAGTAATCCTGCAGTTATACCGAACCACATCAACACTTCAAGAACGACGCAAGTATCTGGCTCTCCGCTTGCCAACGAAATGAAAGACTATGTTCCTAAGAAAGACAGTGCACTTAAAATAGTTGATCCTATCAAGCTCGACAAAATAATGGCCTCCTCTACGCCAATAAGTAGGGACAAGGATAAGGTAGCCGCTAAGGCCCCCACCAGTGTTGCACTACGAAAGGAAGATGTACACGATGAAGTTAACAACGTTTCAGTCCAAAATAATGCACGTTCCACTCCAGAGGAGACGCCGGTGAAGCAATCCGTTATTCCTTCCATTATTCCGAAGAGAGAAAATTCCAAGAACTTGGACCCCAGGTTACCTCAAGATGACGGGAAATTGCACGTACTCTTTGGCGCTACAGGTTCCCTGTCGGTATTCAAGATCAAGCCAATGATTAAAAAActagaagaaatatatggTCGCGATAGAATAAACATTCAAGTTATACTGACTCAATCAGCAACACAGTTTTTCGAACAAAGatataccaaaaaaattattaaatcTTCAGAAAAACTTAATAAATTGTCGCAGTATGAATCTACTCCGGCAACTCCAGTAACACCCACACCTGGACAATGCAACATGGCTCAAGTAGTTGAGTTGCCCCCACATATTCAGCTATGGACAGACCAAGATGAATGGGACGCATGGAAACAACGGACTGATCCTGTGCTTCATATAGAATTACGCCGCTGGGCAGATATACTAGTAGTAGCCCCATTAACTGCAAACACACTATCGAAAATTGCTTTGGGGCTGTGCGATAATCTTCTGACAAGTGTCATCAGAGCTTGGAATCCAAGTTATCCCATTCTTTTGGCGCCTTCAATGGTGAGTAGCACTTTCAATTCGATGATGACTAAGAAGCAATTACAAACCATAAAGGAGGAAATGTCTTGGGTCACAGTTTTCAAGCCATCTGAAAAAGTTATGGATATTAATGGTGATATTGGTCTCGGGGGTATGATGGACTGGAATGAGATTGTTAACAAAATCGTTATGAAATTGGGTGGTTATCCAAAGAATaacgaagaagacgaagaagacgaagaagatgaagaagaagaagaagacgaagaagaggaggacGCAGAAGATAAGAACGAATACAAcaacgatgatgatgacgatgatgatgatgacgatgacgatgacgacgacgacgatgatgacgacgacgacgaagaagaggaCGAAGTGGAAACTCCAGGTATAATAGATAAGCATCAATAA
- the AIM29 gene encoding Aim29p (similar to YKR074W) encodes MNSAKRQKMTTTYHDYDLEEPLTSNARPLKNSVITVRIIKSFPYRNVKNIVLHDYDLADKTAKDLFNDILNKIQNDGSLRPFRSVKYDTLKIYTHAHGSKTVNLVINFDHDDDWTLDTENDKKKLFEYGIENETEISIFNRDDYLRFKENPEEKW; translated from the coding sequence ATGAATTCGGCTAAAAGACAGAAAATGACAACAACCTATCATGACTACGACCTGGAAGAGCCATTAACCTCAAATGCCAGGCCACTGAAGAATTCTGTTATTACAGTTAGAATAATAAAGTCTTTTCCGTATAGAAACGTCAAGAACATAGTACTGCACGATTATGATCTTGCTGACAAAACTGCAAAGGACCTTTTTAATGAcattttgaacaaaattCAGAATGATGGTTCATTGAGACCATTCCGCAGTGTTAAGTACGATACTCTAAAGATATATACACACGCACATGGTTCCAAAACGGTTAATCTTGTAATTAATTTTGATCACGATGACGACTGGACCTTAGACACAGAGAAtgacaagaagaagctgTTTGAGTACGGCATTGAGAATGAAACCGAgatttcaattttcaacAGAGATGATTATCTAAGGTTTAAAGAAAAccctgaagaaaaatggtga
- a CDS encoding uncharacterized protein (similar to YKR075C) — protein sequence MTSLDDTIISYQNLMLLDNMTNYSKPAIDYFHHKFNDASLEMPASWTLLLKMRKHKLLRLPSCSSEDALDYNMYLVRLHHCLWRRWSIDHYGLQNSKSNPLSINWNKETDVTVLYGPDLTNIDSVEDKMWAVQDQVDQKQPKDLKSALKKNTECWIEEEVDEVSTSIESNGALVKLEDISCASSVDSHTSSIFDQRSTCTKVSSIDEDAEGFEHEKKVEFPRKLKFNQAVMKREIDSKGLIRESLVNINDIQHSRHHRHHHRHHHHHHQQSPRADERIKEAHSEFDSYTFSAIEEDIFYRNQVVF from the coding sequence ATGACTAGTTTGGATGATACAATAATATCGTATCAGAATTTAATGTTACTCGATAACATGACCAACTATAGCAAGCCTGCCATTGACTATTTCCATCATAAATTTAATGACGCAAGCTTGGAAATGCCGGCTTCATGGACACTGCTATTGAAGATGCGTAAACACAAATTACTTCGATTACCAAGTTGCTCCTCAGAGGATGCGCTAGATTACAATATGTATCTCGTCAGGTTACATCATTGTCTCTGGAGGCGTTGGTCCATAGACCACTATGGTTTACAGAATTCTAAATCCAATCCGCTCTCCATCAACTGGAACAAAGAAACCGATGTAACAGTGTTGTACGGTCCTGATTTGACTAACATAGATAGtgttgaagataaaatgTGGGCTGTCCAGGACCAAGTTGACCAAAAACAACCAAAAGATTTAAAATCTGcactgaagaaaaatacggAATGTTGGATAGAAGAGGAAGTGGATGAGGTTAGCACTTCTATAGAGAGCAATGGCGCGTTGGTAAAATTAGAAGACATATCGTGCGCATCGTCTGTTGATTCTCACACATCCTCCATCTTCGACCAGCGTTCTACATGCACTAAAGTTTCCTCAATAGATGAAGATGCTGAGGGCTTCGAACACGAAAAGAAGGTAGAATTCCCCCGGAAATTGAAGTTCAACCAAGCAGTGATGAAAAGGGAGATTGATTCTAAAGGTCTTATCCGCGAATCTCTTGTCAACATAAACGACATCCAACATTCCCGCCACCACCGCCATCATCACCGCcatcatcaccatcacCATCAACAGAGTCCCCGCGCTGATGAAAGGATAAAAGAGGCACATTCCGAATTCGACAGCTACACATTCAGCgctattgaagaagacatttTTTACAGGAACCAGGTTgttttttaa
- the ECM4 gene encoding S-glutathionyl-(chloro)hydroquinone reductase (Omega class glutathione transferase~similar to YKR076W) — translation MSKQWASGTNGAFKRQVSSFRETISKQHPIYKPAKGRYWLYVSLACPWAHRTLITRALKGLTSVIGCSVVHWHLDEKGWRFLDMEKQLEDRESFLEHWHDAAGGIKTAKEDSSKSFAAIKNDSQRFMVDATNEPHYGYERISDLYYKSDPQYSARFTVPVLWDLETQTIVNNESSDIIRILNSNAFDEFIDDKFKKTDLVPAQLEAKIDEFNSWVYDSINNGVYKTGFAEKAEVYESEVSNVFEHLDKVEKILGDKYVKLKAKYGEDDRQKILSEFFTVGDQLTEADVRLYTTIIRFDPVYVQHFKCNFTSIRAGYPFIHLWVRNLYWNYDAFRHTTDFEHIKLHYTRSHTRINPLGITPLGPKPDIRPL, via the coding sequence ATGTCGAAACAGTGGGCTAGTGGTACAAACGGAGCTTTCAAAAGACAAGTGTCGTCATTCAGAGAAACAATTTCCAAGCAGCACCCGATTTATAAGCCTGCAAAGGGAAGATATTGGTTGTATGTTTCACTAGCGTGCCCATGGGCCCATAGAACACTAATCACGAGGGCCTTGAAAGGGTTAACCTCGGTTATAGGATGCAGCGTAGTGCATTGGCACCTTGACGAGAAAGGGTGGAGATTTCTGGACATGGAGAAGCAATTGGAGGATAGAGAAAGTTTTTTGGAACATTGGCACGATGCTGCAGGTGGTATTAAAACCGCTAAAGAGGATTCCAGCAAGAGCTTCGCCGCGATCAAGAATGACAGTCAAAGATTTATGGTTGACGCTACCAATGAGCCTCACTATGGATACGAGAGAATCAGTGACTTGTATTACAAGAGCGATCCTCAATACTCGGCAAGATTCACCGTTCCAGTGCTATGGGACTTAGAAACTCAAACCATTGTCAACAATGAAAGTAGCGATATTATAAGGATTTTGAACTCTAATGCCTTTGATGAATTTATCGACGACAAGTTTAAGAAGACGGATCTTGTTCCTGCACAGTTAGAAGCTAAAATCGATGAATTCAACTCCTGGGTTTACGATAGCATTAACAATGGTGTATACAAGACCGGATTCGCAGAAAAGGCAGAAGTTTACGAAAGTGAAGTTAGCAACGTATTTGAGCATTTGGACAAAGTGGAGAAAATCCTGGGTGACAAGTACGTTAAATTGAAGGCCAAATATGGTGAAGACGATAGACAAAAAATCTTGAGCGAATTCTTCACTGTAGGTGACCAATTGACAGAAGCTGACGTCAGATTGTACACCACAATTATCAGGTTCGACCCTGTCTATGTCCAGCACTTCAAATGCAATTTCACCTCTATTAGAGCCGGATATCCATTTATTCACCTGTGGGTGAGAAACTTATACTGGAACTACGATGCCTTCAGGCACACGACAGATTTTGAACATATCAAGTTGCACTATACACGTTCTCACACGAGGATTAACCCCTTAGGAATTACACCCCTGGGGCCCAAACCAGATATACGTCCTTTATAA
- the MSA2 gene encoding Msa2p (transcriptional activator~similar to YKR077W), protein MVYTTPKQQQRFNSTPKSSHSLIFSPIRAPSMQTPSSLDYQSPSIVVSSSSMKVHGHSSSFGKFSLSIGQNGKAAILGPINILPTDTSKTEKHVSKKKPISSDRVEKTRILSLLKKMRNKSSTVNKKYSQVPLKSTTGLQAADTASSPLASNTMKPSPKKIASPRTPNANSNLNLNFTSFQIKTGFTPNIDGILLENFTSPNTTTDSHNNSTSNILSNNNGGANNANQFLFNLPLQSSPRQFRSPARLIDPLPISDWNTSLLMSPPRTTNFESTNNHFNSNFAQASMLRRPSLPHIDEVIPQDSNPTNYSDRSEYLSVDQNVNNNNGALSEQAYNNMMKSSMISLPIEKDDATMALRKLVSRQ, encoded by the coding sequence ATGGTATACACAACACCAAAACAACAGCAGAGATTCAACTCCACTCCAAAATCTAGTCACAGTCTTATCTTTTCGCCAATCAGAGCCCCTTCAATGCAAACACCCTCCTCACTGGATTATCAATCACCTTCAATTGTTGtgtcatcatcttcaatgaAGGTTCACGGCCACTCTTCCAGCTTCGGTAAGTTTTCGTTATCCATTGGCCAAAATGGTAAGGCTGCAATCCTAGGGCCTATAAATATTCTTCCCACCGATACATCGAAAACAGAGAAACATGtgtcaaagaagaagccTATCTCTTCTGACCGTGTTGAAAAGACTCGTATATTATccttgttgaagaaaatgagaaaCAAGAGCAGTACtgttaacaaaaaatatagcCAAGTACCGTTAAAGTCTACGACAGGTTTACAAGCAGCAGATACTGCGTCTTCACCATTAGCCTCCAATACAATGAAGCCATCTCCCAAAAAGATAGCTTCTCCAAGGACCCCGAATGCAAACTCAAATTTAAATCTAAACTTTACTTCATTCCAAATCAAAACTGGGTTTACTCCCAATATCGATGGAATTTTACTTGAAAACTTCACATCTCCCAATACAACGACTGATTCACATAATAATTCCACTAGCAATATCCTCAGCAACAATAATGGTGGCGCAAACAACGCCAatcagtttcttttcaatcTACCACTTCAATCATCGCCAAGACAATTCAGGTCTCCTGCAAGATTAATAGACCCCCTTCCAATATCGGACTGGAATACTAGCCTCTTAATGTCGCCTCCAAGAACGACGAATTTTGAGTCTACAAACAATCACTTCAATTCAAACTTCGCTCAGGCGTCGATGTTGAGACGCCCTTCACTACCGCACATAGATGAGGTGATACCACAGGACTCTAACCCGACCAATTACTCAGATAGATCAGAGTATCTATCTGTGGATCAAAACgtcaataataacaatggtGCACTTTCAGAACAGGCCTATAATAATATGATGAAATCTTCAATGATTTCGTTACCTATAGAAAAGGATGACGCCACGATGGCTCTACGGAAACTCGTCTCCAGACAGTAA
- the VPS501 gene encoding sorting nexin family protein (similar to YKR078W) has protein sequence MEKDKASHASPSIGVNDFVAQGEISIDDSERSIKSISVSISDDEDSKTGVQDNIVTPPARSVFQTDLAIDNKLLDKDSKYRKLFTEKRRRRRSETCSSHANKTGETKQKNGISDQIFRIRILPGSDLNSLKDSLWIINISTQQEIEKTIARAFSDFYWLYHQLQNNHWGKSIPPPTRSNILVEKDEFAINHLFMIRNNEKYDPVFNFKPEYIISLQLMGMIKHIFNDKVLRLDSSFVDFIGWDDTLPENLQMIVDDSNFTGDKILMSSSQFRELKEFHKQSKKVESMTNSHASMIPITELTEIYISPTKLFSRKDYQRLFQPQSTENTFNSNDPLIQEWIPKNKTLFTSLSFGSSAPTYEETSAGIQACHDWVGVCKDQWKQLLYHVLQYIVDETVKVNSVINEFTECLKQISLEEVIRANSELFLKFSKLNESFLQRFKGKSRQDILKLIILFDENVRFCESFESILNQRLKLGKILSIIEMDLDKKKNYLGKLSLGNNNNNNEDPKTCAAGDEYRIVSKRYNRVKQSWDKIMEEILNERKKFEEREAAEISRCFKSMRDLSVDEKKNYLQLWQDFVSNEYRSQ, from the coding sequence ATGGAGAAGGATAAAGCGTCACATGCGAGCCCAAGCATTGGAGTGAACGACTTTGTCGCTCAAGGGGAGATATCCATAGATGATTCCGAAAGATCCATCAAGAGTATTAGTGTCAGCATTAGTGATGATGAGGACAGTAAGACAGGTGTTCAAGATAATATAGTCACGCCGCCCGCAAGGTCTGTATTTCAAACAGATTTGGCCATTGACAATAAGCTACTAGATAAAGATTCAAAGTACAGAAAGCTTTTCactgaaaaaagaagacgTCGAAGGTCAGAAACTTGCAGTAGTCATGCAAACAAAACTGGGGAAACGAAACAAAAGAACGGCATTAGTGATCAAATTTTCCGCATAAGAATTCTGCCAGGCTCAGATTTGAACTCACTGAAGGATTCATTATGGATAATAAATATCTCTACCCAGcaagaaattgagaaaaCTATTGCAAGAGCTTTTTCTGATTTCTATTGGTTGTATCATCAATTACAAAATAACCACTGGGGAAAATCTATTCCTCCGCCAACAAGATCCAACATTCTTGTAGAAAAGGACGAATTTGCCATAAATCATCTCTTTATGATACGTAATAACGAGAAGTATGATCCAGTTTTTAATTTCAAACCAGAGTATATTATATCACTGCAATTGATGGGGATGATTAAGCACATATTCAATGACAAGGTTTTACGTTTGGATTCAAGTTTTGTAGATTTTATTGGTTGGGATGATACTCTTCCTGAGAATTTACAAATGATTGTTGATGATAGTAACTTTACAGGGGATAAAATACTAATGTCATCCTCTCAATTCCGAGAACTAAAGGAGTTTCATAAACAATCAAAAAAGGTGGAATCAATGACAAATTCTCATGCTTCGATGATACCGATAACAGAACTCACCGAAATATACATAAGCCCAACCAAGTTATTCTCTAGGAAGGATTACCAAAGACTTTTTCAACCTCAAAGCACCGAAAACACCTTTAATAGCAATGACCCGTTGATTCAAGAGTGGATaccaaaaaacaaaactttGTTCACTAGTTTATCCTTTGGTTCAAGTGCGCCTACTTATGAAGAAACATCAGCCGGGATACAAGCATGCCATGACTGGGTAGGCGTATGCAAGGATCAGTGGAAACAATTACTGTATCACGTATTACAGTACATTGTGGATGAAACAGTGAAGGTGAATTCTGTAATTAACGAATTTACAGAGTGCCTTAAGCAAATTTCCTTGGAAGAAGTTATTAGAGCAAATTCTGAATTAttcttaaaattttctaaaCTGAATGAATCCTTTTTACAAAGATTCAAAGGCAAATCAAGACAAGacattttgaaattaatcatattatttgatgaaaatgtaAGATTTTGCGAGTCATTTGAATCCATTTTAAATCAGAGATTAAAGCTGGGTAAAATTCTAAGCATCATTGAAATGGATCtcgacaaaaaaaaaaactatctTGGCAAGCTATCTCTTGgaaacaacaacaataataatgaagacCCTAAAACATGTGCGGCAGGGGATGAGTACCGAATTGTATCCAAAAGGTATAACCGTGTTAAGCAAAGCTGGGACAAAATCATGGAAGAAATTCTAAATgaacgaaaaaaatttgaggaGAGAGAAGCCGCCGAGATTAGTAGATGTTTTAAATCAATGAGAGATTTAAGCgtggatgaaaaaaaaaattatttacaATTGTGGCAAGACTTTGTATCAAATGAGTACAGAAGTCAATGA